In one Lolium rigidum isolate FL_2022 chromosome 3, APGP_CSIRO_Lrig_0.1, whole genome shotgun sequence genomic region, the following are encoded:
- the LOC124702174 gene encoding protein CHUP1, chloroplastic-like, with the protein MMREGDACVALLRSKFHGLIERNHTLEEENKQLRHEVSHLKGQVSSLEGQHTDRKMMWKRLENFATSNNYMERQFVHNNDDAKEAMDLNNSASYSRQRLFRTPVVKSRAPRVPNPPPSPTCIQPIMKVKKEGSMAPPPPPPPPLPSKLLKSTKAVQRVPEVVEWYRLLVKREGKNDGKSGSTGIPVATNSRDMIGEIENRSAYVIAIKSDVENQGDFINFLAREVQNAAYKDIADVEEFVKWLDGELSYLVDERAVLKHFPNWPEKKADAMREAAFTYRDLKNLETEASSFHDDRRVATPMAFKRMQDLQDKIEQGIHNTEKIRDNASARYKDLMIPWDWMLDSGIIRQLKAASLKLAKEYMNRIMNALKSDPFANDEELILRGVRFSFRIHQVAGGFDEGCRKAFQELKTYASKSE; encoded by the exons ATGATGAGGGAGGGAGATGCATGCGTTGCGCTTCTGAGAAGCAAATTCCATGGCCTGATCGAGAGGAACCACACTCTCGAAGAGGAGAACAAGCAATTGAGACATGAAGTCAGCCATCTAAAAGGCCAAGTCTCCTCACTTGAAGGGCAGCATACTGATAGAAAGATGATGTGGAAGAGGCTGGAGAATTTTGCCACCAGCAACAACTACATGGAAAGGCAGTTTGTTCACAACAATGATGATGCGAAGGAAGCTATGGATCTCAACAACTCGGCATCTTACAGCAGGCAGAGACTCTTTAGGACACCAGTAGTGAAATCAAGAGCACCAAGGgttccaaatccaccaccaagtcCGACGTGCATCCAACCGATCATGAAGGTAAAAaaggaaggatccatggctcctcctcctccaccgccacctcccctACCTTCGAAATTACTGAAGAGCACCAAGGCAGTGCAAAGGGTGCCAGAGGTAGTCGAGTGGTACCGGTTGTTAGTAAAAAGAGAAGGCAAAAATGATGGGAAGTCAGGATCTACGGGAATTCCAGTAGCCACTAACAGCCGAGACATGATCGGGGAGATAGAGAACAGATCGGCCTATGTTATAGCT ATCAAATCAGATGTAGAAAATCAGGGTGACTTCATTAACTTCCTGGCAAGGGAAGTTCAGAATGCAGCATACAAGGATATAGCCGATGTTGAAGAGTTTGTGAAGTGGCTTGATGGGGAATTATCATACCTGGTAGACGAAAGGGCAGTGCTCAAGCACTTCCCTAACTGGCCAGAGAAGAAAGCAGATGCCATGAGAGAAGCAGCATTCACTTATCGAGATCTGAAGAATCTGGAAACAGAAGCATCATCATTCCACGATGACAGGAGAGTGGCTACACCCATGGCTTTCAAGCGCATGCAAGATCTACAGGATAA AATTGAACAAGGCATTCACAATACGGAAAAAATAAGGGATAATGCAAGTGCAAGATACAAGGATCTTATGATCCCATGGGATTGGATGCTTGACTCCGGAATCATACGCCAA CTAAAGGCCGCTTCATTGAAGCTTGCAAAAGAATACATGAACCGCATTATGAATGCACTGAAGTCAGATCCATTTGCAAATGACGAGGAACTGATTCTGCGGGGTGTCCGCTTTTCCTTCAGAATACATCAG GTTGCGGGTGGCTTTGATGAAGGTTGCAGGAAAGCATTTCAAGAACTGAAGACATATGCAAGCAAGTCAGAGTGA